In one window of Rhodanobacter sp. FDAARGOS 1247 DNA:
- the lepA gene encoding translation elongation factor 4, with product MELIRNFSIIAHIDHGKSTLADRIIQICGGLADREMEAQVLDNNPIERERGITIKAQSVSLPYKARDGKTYQLNFIDTPGHVDFSYEVSRSLAACEGALLVVDAAQGVEAQSVANCYTAVEMGLEVVPVLNKIDLPTADVEKVKLEIEAVIGVDATDAVAISAKTGLNVVEVLEAIVARIPPPQPRDTDRLQALIIDSWFDNYLGVVSLVRVMQGEIKSGDKLLVMSTGRTHEVGDVGVFTPKRKKLDKLGAGEVGWINASIKDVHGAPVGDTLTHAGKPADKALPGFQHMQPRVFAGLFPVSSDDYPAMREALDKLRLNDAALFFEPESSEAMGFGFRCGFLGMLHMEIVQERLEREYDLDLITTAPTVVYEILKSDGTTMLLDNPAKLPTNTSLVAEIREPIIIANILTPPDYIGNVITLCEEKRGVQRSIQYLASQVQISYEMPLAEVVMDFFDRLKSVSRGYASMDYHFDRFEAGPFVRTDVLINGDRVDALSLIVHRSHADRRGRDLVERMKDLIPRQQFDVAIQAAIGAQIIARSTVKALRKNVLAKCYGGDVSRKKKLLEKQKEGKKRMKQVGRVEIPQEAFLAVLRVDK from the coding sequence ATGGAATTGATCCGCAACTTCTCCATCATTGCCCATATCGATCACGGCAAGTCCACCCTGGCCGATCGCATCATCCAGATCTGTGGCGGCCTGGCCGACCGCGAGATGGAAGCGCAGGTGCTGGACAACAATCCGATCGAGCGCGAGCGCGGCATCACGATCAAGGCGCAGTCGGTGTCGCTGCCGTACAAGGCGCGCGACGGCAAGACCTATCAGCTGAATTTCATCGACACCCCCGGGCACGTGGACTTCTCCTACGAGGTCAGCCGTTCGCTGGCGGCGTGCGAAGGCGCGCTGCTGGTGGTGGACGCCGCCCAGGGTGTCGAGGCGCAGTCGGTGGCCAATTGCTACACCGCGGTGGAGATGGGCCTGGAAGTGGTGCCGGTGCTGAACAAGATCGACCTGCCGACCGCCGACGTCGAAAAAGTGAAGCTGGAGATCGAGGCGGTGATCGGCGTGGACGCCACCGATGCGGTGGCGATCAGCGCCAAGACCGGGCTGAACGTGGTCGAGGTGCTGGAGGCGATCGTCGCCCGCATCCCGCCGCCGCAGCCGCGCGACACCGACAGGCTGCAGGCGCTGATCATCGACTCCTGGTTCGACAACTACCTGGGCGTGGTGTCGCTGGTGCGCGTGATGCAGGGCGAGATCAAGTCCGGCGACAAGCTGCTGGTGATGTCCACCGGGCGCACCCACGAAGTGGGCGACGTCGGCGTGTTCACCCCCAAGCGCAAGAAGCTGGACAAGCTCGGCGCGGGCGAGGTGGGTTGGATCAACGCCTCGATCAAGGACGTGCACGGCGCGCCGGTCGGCGACACGCTGACCCATGCCGGCAAGCCGGCCGACAAGGCGCTGCCCGGCTTCCAGCACATGCAGCCGCGGGTGTTCGCCGGCCTGTTCCCGGTGTCGTCGGACGACTATCCGGCGATGCGTGAGGCGCTGGACAAGCTGCGCCTCAACGATGCCGCGCTGTTCTTCGAGCCGGAGTCGTCCGAGGCGATGGGCTTCGGCTTCCGCTGCGGTTTCCTCGGCATGCTGCACATGGAGATCGTGCAGGAGCGGCTGGAGCGCGAATACGACCTCGACCTGATCACCACCGCGCCCACCGTGGTCTACGAGATCCTGAAAAGCGACGGCACCACCATGTTGCTGGACAACCCGGCCAAACTGCCGACCAACACCAGCCTGGTGGCGGAGATCCGCGAGCCGATCATCATCGCCAACATCCTCACGCCGCCGGACTACATCGGCAACGTGATCACCTTGTGCGAGGAAAAGCGGGGCGTGCAGCGCTCGATCCAGTACCTGGCCAGCCAGGTGCAGATCAGCTACGAGATGCCGCTGGCCGAGGTGGTGATGGACTTCTTCGACCGCCTGAAATCCGTCTCGCGCGGCTACGCCTCGATGGACTACCACTTCGATCGCTTCGAGGCCGGCCCGTTCGTGCGCACCGACGTGCTGATCAACGGCGATCGCGTCGACGCGCTGAGCCTGATCGTGCATCGCAGCCATGCCGACCGCCGCGGCCGCGACCTGGTCGAGCGGATGAAGGACCTGATCCCGCGCCAGCAGTTCGACGTGGCCATCCAGGCCGCGATCGGCGCGCAGATCATCGCCCGTTCCACCGTCAAGGCGTTGCGCAAGAACGTCCTGGCCAAGTGCTACGGTGGCGACGTCAGCCGCAAGAAGAAGTTGCTGGAGAAGCAGAAGGAAGGCAAGAAGCGCATGAAACAGGTGGGCCGGGTGGAAATCCCCCAGGAAGCCTTCCTCGCCGTACTCAGAGTGGACAAATGA
- the lepB gene encoding signal peptidase I, giving the protein MDFDFSAILLGLTVLFGVVWGLDRLFLYKKRKAHLDAAGEEYHEPAVVDWSRSLFPVVLVVLVLRSFVAEPFRIPSGSMMPTLDVGDFILVNKFAYGLRMPAFNDKFVSLGEPKRGDVVVFRFPGYLCRDGGKLVRSGDMSCADPHAKVPSQNWIKRVIGLPGDSIEVHGDELLVNGQRVTADEIGPYVGNPQRTVDETMLNMGATVWTEHLGKLNHMIARMPAYNTPNSIPNDRVPSKVPAGCYLVMGDNRNDSLDSRWWGCMPEQNLAGKAFLIWMSWKGWGTGGVDFSRIGTVIH; this is encoded by the coding sequence ATGGATTTTGATTTTTCGGCGATTCTGCTTGGCCTGACCGTGCTGTTCGGCGTGGTCTGGGGGCTGGACCGCCTGTTCCTGTACAAGAAGCGCAAGGCGCATCTGGACGCGGCGGGCGAGGAGTACCACGAGCCGGCGGTGGTGGACTGGTCGCGCTCGCTGTTCCCGGTGGTGCTGGTGGTGCTGGTGCTGCGCTCGTTCGTGGCCGAGCCGTTCCGGATTCCGTCCGGCTCGATGATGCCGACCCTGGACGTGGGCGACTTCATCCTGGTCAACAAGTTCGCCTACGGCCTGCGCATGCCGGCGTTCAACGACAAGTTCGTGAGCCTGGGCGAGCCGAAGCGGGGCGACGTGGTGGTGTTCCGCTTTCCGGGCTACCTGTGCCGGGATGGCGGCAAGCTGGTGCGCAGCGGTGACATGAGCTGCGCCGATCCGCATGCCAAGGTGCCGTCGCAGAACTGGATCAAGCGCGTCATCGGCCTGCCCGGCGACAGCATCGAGGTGCATGGCGACGAGCTGCTGGTGAACGGCCAGCGCGTCACGGCGGACGAGATCGGCCCCTACGTGGGCAATCCCCAGCGCACCGTCGACGAGACCATGCTGAACATGGGCGCCACGGTGTGGACCGAACACCTGGGCAAGCTCAACCACATGATCGCGCGCATGCCCGCCTACAACACACCCAATTCCATCCCCAACGACCGCGTGCCATCCAAGGTGCCGGCCGGCTGCTACCTGGTGATGGGCGACAACCGCAACGACAGCCTGGACAGCCGCTGGTGGGGCTGCATGCCGGAGCAGAACCTGGCCGGCAAGGCGTTCCTGATCTGGATGAGCTGGAAGGGCTGGGGCACCGGCGGGGTGGATTTCTCGCGGATCGGCACGGTCATCCATTGA
- a CDS encoding DUF4845 domain-containing protein produces the protein MKSKQTGVTLIGFLFILAVFGFLAYMAMKLVPSYSEYGGVVKAMEQVASEGTNGKSLDEIRRDLLRKMDFQYVDDAVVRPEDITIKKDAGGASQLRVAYDKEIPFMYNISFLLHFDKSLALQGNVGE, from the coding sequence ATGAAATCGAAGCAGACCGGCGTCACCCTGATCGGATTCCTGTTCATTCTGGCCGTGTTCGGTTTCCTGGCCTACATGGCGATGAAACTGGTGCCGTCGTATTCCGAGTACGGTGGCGTGGTCAAGGCGATGGAGCAGGTCGCCAGCGAAGGAACCAACGGCAAGTCGCTGGACGAGATCCGTCGCGACCTGCTGCGCAAGATGGATTTCCAGTACGTCGACGATGCCGTGGTGCGCCCGGAAGACATCACCATCAAGAAGGACGCCGGTGGCGCCAGCCAGCTGCGGGTCGCCTACGACAAGGAGATCCCGTTCATGTACAACATCTCCTTCCTGCTGCACTTCGACAAGAGCCTTGCGCTGCAGGGCAATGTGGGCGAGTAA
- the rnc gene encoding ribonuclease III → MELNYRFRDPALARLALTHRSIGKPNNERLEFLGDALLGAIIAEMLYEAHPKASEGELSRLRAQLVNGQALAVVARELELGEGLQLGPGELKSGGFRRESILADAFEATIAAVYLDGGFDACRDAVRGLFAERIAALRRSSKDAKTRLQEWLQAKGLPLPHYELVASHGEDHAKTFDVSCAITEPMAFVAEAHGGNRRAAEQDAAELVLSQLLEQQRSS, encoded by the coding sequence TTGGAACTGAACTACCGTTTCCGTGATCCGGCGCTGGCGCGGCTGGCGCTGACCCACCGCAGCATCGGCAAACCGAACAACGAGCGGCTGGAATTTCTCGGCGATGCGCTGCTCGGCGCGATCATCGCCGAGATGCTGTACGAGGCGCACCCCAAGGCCAGCGAGGGCGAGCTGTCGCGTCTTCGCGCCCAGCTGGTCAATGGCCAGGCGCTGGCCGTGGTGGCCCGTGAGCTGGAGCTGGGCGAAGGCCTGCAACTGGGCCCGGGCGAGCTGAAGAGCGGTGGTTTCCGCCGCGAATCGATCCTCGCCGATGCGTTCGAGGCGACCATCGCCGCGGTCTACCTCGATGGCGGTTTCGACGCCTGCCGCGACGCCGTGCGTGGCCTGTTCGCCGAACGCATCGCCGCGCTGCGGCGTTCATCGAAAGACGCCAAGACGCGGCTGCAGGAATGGCTGCAGGCCAAGGGCCTGCCGTTGCCGCACTACGAGCTGGTGGCCAGCCACGGCGAGGACCACGCCAAGACCTTCGACGTCAGCTGCGCGATCACCGAGCCGATGGCCTTCGTCGCCGAAGCGCATGGCGGCAATCGCCGCGCCGCCGAACAGGACGCGGCCGAACTGGTGCTGAGCCAGTTGCTGGAGCAGCAGCGCTCCTCCTGA
- the era gene encoding GTPase Era, with amino-acid sequence MKLPLDPTDGSLPHDDFRCGTVALAGRPNVGKSTLLNAMIGFRLSIISPRPQTTRHRILGINTSEAGQIMYVDTPGLHRGAKRAMNRSLNRAARSAISDVDLVVQVIEAGRFTDEDEALYAALVEQSSPRLLVINKVDLNKDKTVMLPFVSELVATHSYDEIHYISALKKQGLKELEQAILKRLPVQPPVFGEDEITDRSERFLAAEMVREQLMLRLDQELPYATTVEIEQFSDRPDGIAEIHAIIWVERDGQKAIVIGNGGVQLKAIGSAARRHMERMFERKVFLKLWVKVREGWVDDENMLKKFGYTD; translated from the coding sequence ATGAAACTCCCACTGGACCCCACCGACGGCAGCCTGCCGCACGACGACTTCCGCTGCGGCACGGTGGCGCTGGCCGGACGTCCCAACGTGGGCAAGTCGACCCTGCTCAACGCAATGATCGGCTTTCGCCTGTCGATCATCAGCCCGCGCCCGCAGACCACCCGCCATCGCATCCTGGGCATCAACACCAGCGAGGCCGGGCAGATCATGTACGTCGACACGCCGGGCCTGCATCGCGGCGCCAAGCGGGCGATGAACCGCAGCCTCAACCGCGCCGCGCGCTCGGCGATCAGCGACGTCGACCTGGTGGTGCAGGTGATCGAGGCCGGCCGCTTCACCGACGAGGACGAGGCGCTCTACGCCGCGCTGGTCGAGCAGTCCTCGCCGCGCCTGCTGGTGATCAACAAGGTCGACCTCAACAAGGACAAGACGGTGATGCTGCCGTTCGTGTCCGAACTGGTGGCCACCCACAGCTACGACGAGATCCACTACATCAGTGCGCTGAAGAAGCAGGGGCTGAAGGAACTGGAGCAGGCGATCCTCAAGCGCCTGCCGGTGCAGCCACCGGTGTTCGGCGAAGACGAAATCACCGACCGCAGCGAACGCTTCCTGGCCGCCGAAATGGTCCGCGAGCAGCTGATGCTGCGGCTGGACCAGGAGCTGCCCTACGCCACCACGGTGGAGATCGAGCAATTCAGCGACCGTCCCGACGGCATCGCCGAGATCCACGCCATCATCTGGGTCGAGCGCGATGGCCAGAAGGCGATCGTGATCGGCAACGGCGGCGTCCAGCTCAAGGCGATCGGCAGCGCGGCCCGCCGCCACATGGAGCGCATGTTCGAGCGCAAGGTGTTCCTCAAGCTGTGGGTGAAGGTGCGCGAGGGCTGGGTCGATGACGAGAACATGCTGAAGAAATTCGGGTATACCGACTAG
- the recO gene encoding DNA repair protein RecO produces the protein MRIEQQPAYVLHARPYRETSLLLECLSREHGRLGVVARGVRGERARLRRAQLEPFQALRMDLLLRGEMATLTAVETVGTPTRLGGDAGLAGLYLNELVVRLTGRQDPSPPLFDAYALTLQRLAAEPSLAWILRRFERDLLEATGYGLQLAHDADTGEFLEPQASYRYEVEQGAVRCAASSPHAILGRDLLALEQDRMPDAAGLKALRDMIRRVIRFHLGGAELRAWRVLAMAVSRNRPDSAAPPAERLD, from the coding sequence ATGCGCATCGAACAGCAACCCGCTTACGTCCTGCATGCGCGGCCTTACCGCGAGACGTCGCTGTTGCTGGAGTGCCTGAGCCGCGAGCATGGCCGGCTGGGCGTGGTGGCGCGCGGGGTGCGCGGCGAGCGTGCGCGGTTGCGCCGGGCCCAGCTGGAACCGTTCCAGGCGTTGCGCATGGATCTGCTGCTGCGGGGCGAGATGGCCACGCTGACGGCGGTCGAGACGGTGGGCACGCCGACGCGGCTGGGCGGCGATGCCGGGCTGGCCGGGCTGTATCTCAACGAACTGGTGGTGCGCCTCACCGGGCGGCAGGACCCTTCGCCGCCGCTGTTCGACGCCTATGCGCTGACCCTGCAGCGACTGGCCGCCGAGCCGTCGCTGGCGTGGATATTGCGCCGGTTCGAGCGCGACCTGCTGGAAGCGACCGGCTACGGCCTGCAGCTGGCGCACGATGCGGATACGGGTGAGTTTCTGGAGCCCCAGGCGAGCTATCGCTACGAGGTCGAGCAGGGCGCCGTGCGGTGCGCAGCCAGCAGCCCGCACGCCATCCTCGGCCGCGACCTGCTGGCCCTGGAACAGGACCGCATGCCCGACGCCGCCGGCCTCAAGGCATTGCGCGACATGATCCGCCGGGTGATCCGCTTCCATCTGGGTGGCGCCGAATTGCGCGCCTGGCGGGTGCTGGCGATGGCGGTGTCGCGAAACCGGCCGGATTCCGCCGCGCCTCCTGCCGAACGGCTCGACTAG
- a CDS encoding response regulator: MPSRLADTVCEPVNLSRPLPRPRVLVADDDPGSCRFLCDGLASMGADAEACMDGQAALARAAAESFDLLLLDCRMPGAGALQILQTLRDDVQARSADSIAVATSAELAPGDRQSLLDAGFSEVLLKPCGLTELRQVLALMPMDDRSASVLDDQAALSTTGDATTMHALRLLLRDELALLSRELDALSLDRDNFSDRLHRLRSSCGFCGASALSRQTMLLQQQLPRRGVSAAALTRFRRTLLATLQALG, from the coding sequence ATGCCCAGCCGCCTTGCCGACACCGTTTGCGAACCCGTCAATCTGTCCCGCCCGCTGCCCCGTCCGCGCGTGCTGGTGGCCGATGACGATCCCGGCAGTTGCCGCTTCCTCTGCGATGGACTGGCCTCGATGGGCGCCGATGCGGAAGCCTGCATGGATGGCCAGGCAGCGCTGGCGCGGGCCGCTGCCGAGTCGTTCGACCTGCTGCTGCTGGACTGCCGCATGCCCGGCGCCGGCGCACTGCAGATCCTGCAGACGCTGCGCGACGACGTGCAGGCACGCTCGGCCGACAGCATCGCGGTGGCCACCAGCGCCGAGCTGGCGCCCGGTGATCGCCAGTCGCTGCTGGACGCCGGTTTCAGCGAGGTGCTGCTGAAACCCTGCGGGCTGACCGAACTGCGCCAGGTGCTGGCGCTGATGCCGATGGACGACCGCAGCGCCAGCGTGCTGGACGACCAGGCTGCGCTGAGCACCACCGGCGACGCCACCACCATGCACGCCCTGCGCCTGCTGCTGCGCGACGAGCTGGCGCTGCTGTCGCGGGAACTGGACGCGCTGAGCCTCGACCGCGACAACTTCAGCGATCGCCTGCATCGATTGCGCTCTTCGTGCGGATTCTGCGGTGCCAGTGCCCTGTCCCGGCAGACCATGCTGCTGCAGCAACAGCTGCCGCGCCGGGGCGTCAGTGCAGCCGCGCTGACCCGCTTCCGCCGCACCTTGCTGGCGACCCTGCAGGCGCTCGGCTAG
- a CDS encoding YdbL family protein: MRKRLYVILTALAVTLVGCVTINVYFPEAAAQKAADQFIGNVLDQAAPAAPAPKTPKPAADGAQPSAMLLDLLIPAAQAADVPDIRIQTSATEAIRARMHARFQGTLGSLLDSGAVGFTRDGMVAMRDAAKVPLSARAQANATVADENRDRAALYREIANANNHPEWESQIRATFARSWIEKARAGWYYQDAAGAWQKK, encoded by the coding sequence ATGCGCAAGCGCCTCTACGTCATCCTGACCGCCCTGGCCGTGACGCTGGTCGGCTGCGTCACGATCAACGTCTACTTCCCCGAAGCGGCCGCGCAGAAGGCCGCCGACCAGTTCATCGGCAACGTGCTGGACCAAGCGGCGCCCGCGGCGCCCGCGCCGAAGACGCCCAAGCCCGCAGCCGATGGCGCCCAGCCGTCGGCGATGCTGCTGGACCTGCTGATCCCGGCCGCGCAGGCCGCGGACGTGCCCGACATCCGCATCCAGACCAGCGCCACCGAGGCGATCCGCGCCCGCATGCATGCGCGCTTCCAGGGCACCCTGGGTTCGCTGCTCGACAGCGGCGCGGTGGGCTTCACCCGCGACGGCATGGTCGCCATGCGCGATGCCGCCAAGGTGCCGCTGAGCGCCCGCGCCCAGGCCAACGCCACGGTGGCCGACGAGAACCGCGACCGCGCCGCGCTGTACCGCGAAATCGCCAACGCCAACAATCACCCGGAGTGGGAGTCGCAGATCCGCGCCACCTTCGCCAGAAGCTGGATCGAGAAGGCGCGTGCCGGCTGGTATTACCAGGACGCTGCCGGCGCCTGGCAGAAAAAATGA
- the rlmD gene encoding 23S rRNA (uracil(1939)-C(5))-methyltransferase RlmD: protein MSRSNSVSPKPFEAQITDLGHDGRGVARIDGKTVFVSGGLLGETVIAKLRKRHRHFDEAEVVEVITASPHRVEPRCQHFALCSGCSLQHLDASSQIAAKQRVLAENFERIGKVTPQSWLPPLTAEPWAYRRKGRLSVRNVAKKGSVLVGFREEQNPRFVTPIQRCEVMHPSLGPKVGLLPELLGTMDAVDTIAQIEFAAGDDLMALVFRHLQPLSERDQAALTAFGQQHGFAIYLQPGGVSSVHPLWPENPRLAFRIASDDPRFADVELEFQPLDFVQVNAGMNQLMMARAMELLDPQPTDRVLDLFCGLGNFTLPIARRVAEVVGVEGEHGLVERAAQNAARNGIDNAKFHVANLFEDQRHADWAKQPWDKLLLDPPRAGADKVLEYLPHKQTNRIVYVSCHPASLARDAGILVNQHGFRLTSAGVMDMFPHTAHVESIALFERSS from the coding sequence ATGTCCCGATCCAACTCCGTTTCGCCCAAACCTTTCGAAGCCCAGATCACCGACCTCGGCCATGACGGCCGGGGCGTGGCGCGGATCGACGGCAAGACGGTCTTCGTCAGTGGCGGCCTGCTTGGCGAAACGGTGATCGCGAAGCTGCGCAAGCGTCATCGGCATTTCGACGAAGCCGAAGTGGTCGAGGTGATCACCGCCTCGCCACACCGGGTCGAGCCGCGCTGCCAGCACTTCGCGCTGTGCAGCGGCTGTTCGCTGCAGCACCTCGATGCGTCCTCGCAGATCGCCGCCAAGCAGCGCGTGCTGGCCGAGAATTTCGAGCGCATCGGCAAGGTCACGCCGCAGTCGTGGCTGCCGCCGCTGACCGCCGAGCCCTGGGCCTATCGGCGCAAGGGCCGGTTGTCGGTGCGCAACGTGGCCAAGAAGGGCAGCGTGCTGGTCGGCTTCCGCGAAGAGCAGAACCCGCGCTTCGTGACCCCGATCCAGCGCTGCGAAGTGATGCATCCGTCGCTGGGGCCCAAGGTGGGGCTGCTGCCCGAACTGCTGGGCACGATGGACGCCGTCGACACCATCGCGCAGATCGAGTTCGCCGCTGGCGACGACCTGATGGCGCTGGTGTTCCGTCACCTGCAGCCGCTCAGCGAGCGCGATCAGGCGGCGCTCACCGCCTTCGGCCAGCAGCACGGCTTTGCGATCTACCTGCAGCCCGGCGGCGTCAGCAGCGTGCATCCGCTGTGGCCGGAAAATCCGCGGCTGGCCTTCCGCATCGCCAGCGACGATCCGCGTTTCGCCGACGTGGAGCTGGAATTCCAGCCGCTGGATTTCGTGCAGGTCAACGCCGGCATGAACCAGCTGATGATGGCCCGCGCGATGGAGCTGCTCGATCCGCAGCCGACTGATCGCGTGCTCGACCTGTTCTGTGGCCTGGGCAATTTCACTCTGCCGATCGCGCGCCGGGTGGCCGAGGTGGTGGGCGTGGAAGGCGAGCACGGCCTGGTCGAACGCGCCGCGCAGAACGCCGCGCGCAACGGCATCGACAACGCGAAGTTCCACGTGGCCAACCTGTTCGAAGACCAGCGCCACGCCGACTGGGCGAAGCAGCCGTGGGACAAGCTGCTGCTCGATCCGCCCCGCGCTGGCGCCGACAAGGTGCTGGAGTACCTGCCGCACAAGCAGACAAATCGCATCGTCTACGTCTCCTGCCATCCCGCTTCGCTGGCGCGCGATGCGGGCATCCTTGTCAACCAGCACGGTTTCCGGCTGACCTCGGCCGGCGTGATGGACATGTTCCCGCATACCGCGCATGTGGAATCCATCGCCTTGTTTGAGCGGTCTTCCTGA
- a CDS encoding CYTH domain-containing protein: MAIEIERKFMLANDSWREGIERSEPMAQGYLVGAQALREGHARASVRARLAGDTAWLNIKAATPGIARAEFEYPIPMDDARALLASLCDGVLEKVRHHVRVDGVLFEIDEFHGDNEGLVVAEVELPAVDAPFPRPSWLGREVSALTRYYNVNLIAHPYRQWSPAERAAEDAAC, encoded by the coding sequence ATGGCTATCGAGATCGAACGCAAATTCATGTTGGCCAACGACAGCTGGCGCGAAGGCATCGAGCGCAGCGAGCCGATGGCCCAAGGCTATCTGGTCGGGGCGCAGGCGCTGCGCGAGGGTCATGCCCGCGCCTCGGTGCGTGCCCGCCTCGCTGGCGACACGGCCTGGCTCAACATCAAGGCGGCCACGCCCGGCATCGCGCGGGCCGAGTTCGAGTACCCGATACCGATGGACGATGCGCGCGCGCTGCTGGCCAGCCTGTGCGACGGCGTGCTGGAGAAGGTTCGCCACCATGTCCGCGTCGATGGCGTACTGTTCGAGATCGATGAATTCCATGGCGACAACGAGGGCCTGGTCGTGGCCGAAGTCGAGCTGCCCGCGGTCGATGCACCGTTCCCGCGGCCGTCGTGGCTGGGGCGCGAGGTCAGCGCGCTGACGCGCTACTACAACGTCAACCTGATCGCGCACCCGTACCGGCAATGGTCGCCGGCCGAGCGCGCTGCCGAGGATGCTGCATGTTGA
- the nagZ gene encoding beta-N-acetylhexosaminidase gives MLMIGVAALELAEHEKPWLRAPCVAGVLLFARNYQSREQLIALCESIREIGGDHLLIAVDQEGGPVQRFRDGFTRLPPLAAIGAVYEQDADEAIRLAEEHAWVMASELRASGVDFSFAPVVDLARGNAAIGLRAFHADPAIAGELGQAYVRGMHLGGMAAVLKHFPGHGSVTGDTHKVAAIDPRSLDQIRHDDLRPFAECIEARVEAVMMAHVTYPEVDSQPAGYSKTWIGQILRGELSFAGAVISDDISMAAAGAAGSVGERVRAHLDAGCDLVLACFPDVVDEAIAAMPVHTDAMPSTLAALRGAIGPTWAGLTDNPQRDRFVARITALHADQGTA, from the coding sequence ATGTTGATGATCGGCGTGGCCGCGCTGGAACTGGCCGAACACGAAAAGCCCTGGTTGCGCGCGCCGTGCGTCGCCGGCGTGCTGCTGTTTGCGCGCAACTACCAGTCGCGCGAACAGCTGATCGCCTTGTGCGAATCGATCCGCGAAATCGGTGGCGATCACCTGCTGATCGCGGTCGACCAGGAAGGCGGCCCGGTGCAGCGCTTCCGCGACGGATTCACCCGCCTGCCGCCGCTGGCGGCGATCGGCGCGGTGTACGAACAGGATGCCGACGAGGCGATCCGGCTGGCCGAGGAACACGCCTGGGTGATGGCCAGCGAGCTGCGCGCCAGCGGCGTGGACTTCAGCTTCGCGCCGGTGGTCGACCTGGCCCGCGGCAACGCGGCGATCGGCCTGCGTGCGTTCCACGCCGATCCGGCGATTGCCGGCGAACTGGGCCAGGCCTACGTGCGCGGCATGCATCTGGGCGGCATGGCGGCGGTGCTCAAGCATTTCCCGGGGCACGGTTCGGTCACCGGCGACACCCACAAGGTGGCGGCGATCGATCCGCGCAGCCTGGATCAGATCCGCCACGACGACCTGCGCCCGTTCGCCGAATGCATCGAGGCGCGCGTCGAGGCGGTGATGATGGCCCACGTCACCTACCCGGAAGTGGACAGCCAGCCGGCCGGCTATTCGAAAACCTGGATCGGGCAGATCCTGCGCGGCGAATTGAGTTTCGCCGGCGCGGTGATCAGCGACGACATCAGCATGGCCGCCGCCGGTGCGGCCGGCAGCGTCGGCGAGCGGGTGAGGGCGCACCTCGATGCCGGCTGCGACCTGGTGCTGGCCTGCTTCCCCGACGTGGTCGATGAGGCGATCGCCGCGATGCCCGTACACACCGACGCCATGCCCTCGACACTGGCCGCCCTGCGCGGCGCCATCGGGCCGACCTGGGCCGGCCTCACCGACAATCCGCAGCGCGACCGCTTCGTGGCGCGCATCACGGCACTCCATGCCGATCAAGGAACCGCATGA
- a CDS encoding hypoxanthine-guanine phosphoribosyltransferase: MNTPTPALADALANADLLFAGEALAPVITDMGRRIDAALDGERAVFLTVMNGALIFAGQLALAIRTDVEFDYVHATRYRGATSGKELHWLREPMVSLQGRVVLLVDDILDEGHTLKEVRDDCYRRGAKKVYIASLCTKRHNRLVEGISSDFNGVELPDRYVFGYGMDYYEQGRNLPGIYALKEGNGE, encoded by the coding sequence ATGAACACTCCCACTCCCGCCCTGGCCGACGCGCTGGCCAACGCCGACCTCCTGTTCGCCGGTGAGGCACTCGCGCCGGTGATCACCGACATGGGCCGTCGCATCGACGCCGCGCTGGACGGCGAGCGCGCGGTGTTCCTCACCGTGATGAACGGCGCGCTGATCTTCGCCGGCCAGCTGGCGCTGGCGATCCGCACCGACGTGGAATTCGATTACGTGCACGCCACCCGTTACCGCGGCGCCACCTCGGGCAAGGAACTGCACTGGCTGCGCGAGCCGATGGTGTCGCTGCAAGGCCGCGTGGTGCTGCTGGTCGACGACATCCTCGACGAAGGCCACACGCTGAAGGAAGTGCGCGACGACTGCTACCGGCGCGGCGCGAAGAAGGTCTACATCGCCAGCCTCTGCACCAAGCGCCACAACCGCCTGGTCGAAGGCATCAGCTCCGACTTCAACGGCGTCGAACTGCCCGACCGCTACGTGTTCGGCTACGGCATGGACTACTACGAACAAGGCCGCAACCTGCCGGGCATCTACGCGCTGAAAGAGGGGAACGGGGAATAG